In the Silurus meridionalis isolate SWU-2019-XX chromosome 6, ASM1480568v1, whole genome shotgun sequence genome, one interval contains:
- the LOC124387366 gene encoding Fc receptor-like protein 5 isoform X1 has translation MFLLVSLTLVAQAQGICFDHPKAVLSINPDTRVFVGDTVTLRCELQGGENLEPPFTWHRNHEKLGRDTEQEIILSSVKNSDSGDYTCWGQNSDCSYPVALIVSERPQAVLSVSPQNWLTEGDSVTLSCEVTDSSTDWTFGWYSVVPYRDGVTQIKNTDYVMYVEFLSDSSRGSGGSYTLSPSALHHTGVYVCRGERGEPVTHILYSNPQPLWISGESPPVSLIISPSRTQHFTRDSLSLSCEDQSNSTGWTVRRYTDSEGVLDCSQWGSVTGSTCNISFLSTSYTGVYWCESESGENSNPVNITVHNGDVILEIPVHPVTEGHPLTLHCLYRNTNPSNIRADFYKDGSVVQNQTTGEMIIHKVSKSDEGFYHCKHPERGESPRSWISVRLTGSTSPLSVLMLISSVVTASPYLLVTIILLVKCYRARAHTDEDRIENAVIEEKWYGFNTHLCSVTQSVIRGTGWSSVHSL, from the exons TGTTGGTTTCACTTACACTAGTGGCCCAGGCTCAAg GAATATGTTTTGACCATCCCAAAGCTGTGTTGTCTATAAACCCTGATACACGTGTGTTTGTTGGAGACACTGTTACACTCAGATGTGAGCTACAGGGAGGGGAAAACCTTGAGCCGCCATTCACATGGCATAGAAATCATGAGAAACTCGGTCGAGACACAGAGCAGGAAATCATTCTCTCATCTGTCAAAAACTCTGACAGTGGTGACTATACTTGTTGGGGACAAAATTCAGATTGCAGTTATCCTGTTGCACTGATTGTATCAG AGAGACCGCAGGCAGTACTGAGTGTATCTCCACAGAACtggctgactgaaggagactcagTGACTCTAAGCTGTGAGGTTACAGACTCCTCTACAGACTGGACATTCGGCTGGTACTCAGTTGTTCCCTACAGAGACGGtgtaactcaaataaaaaatactgactATGTCATGTATGTGGAGTTTCTGtcagacagcagcagaggatctggaggctcctacactctcagtccttctgctcttcatcacacaggagtttatgtgtgtagaggagagagaggagaaccagTCACTCACATACTGTACAGCAATCCACAGCCTCTATGGATCTCTG gtgaatctcctccagtgtctctgatcatcagtcccagcagaactcaacactttactcgtgactctctctcactgagctgtgaggaccagagtaactctactggatggacagtgagacgatacacagacagtgaaggagtgttagattgttcacagtggggatcagttacaggatctacatgtaacatcagcttcctctccacatcctacactggagtttactggtgtgagtctgaatctggagaaaacagtaatcctgtcaacatcacagttcaTA ATGGTGATGTGATTTTAGAGATTCCTGTTCATCCTGTGACTGAGGGACATCCTCTGACTCTACACTGTTTATATCGTAACACAAATCCCTCAAACATCCGAGCTGATTTCTATAAAGATGGATCAGTCGTCCAGAACCAGactacaggagagatgatcatccataaagtctcaaagtcagatgaaggtttctaccactgtaaacacccagagagaggagagtcaccGAGAAGCTGGATCTCAGTCAGAC TTACAGGATCTACAT CTCCGCTCTCAGTGCTCATGCTGATCAGTAGTGTAGTGACGGCATCTCCATATCTGCTGGTCACCATCATTCTGCTGGTCAAATGTTACAGAGCTCGAG